In the genome of Panicum virgatum chloroplast, complete genome, the window GGCTAAGCGGAACGAAAAGGGTTTTCCATGAGATGGTAAATGAAAACGATTAGCCCCACACGAGGTTTGGGAATAAGTGATTGTCTGATAATGAGCAAGGAATATACGTCTTTCTGCTAAAGAGGATCTATTAAACCCATAATTCATTAGATCCTTGTTAGCAATGTCAACTAGGTATCATAAGTAAATGGATCCCGGTTGTTCAATCCTTTGATAACCAAGGTCATTCTTTGCTAAAGAGAAATGATCACTATGGGTCAGACTCAATAGAATTAGATCCATTCCAAATAGCGAGAATTAGGATTCTTGATCCCTCTCAATCTCTCTTTCAATTCGAGGATCCAGAGAGGTGTTTTCATAGTCATCTCCGAATATTTGCCATCTCCGAATATTTGCCATCTCCGAATATTTTCGATTTCATTTTTCTATGATATGTCTTTCTATATGAAAATTGGTTATTTACGATGTACGATGATCCCTGTTAAGCATCCATGGCTGAATGGTTAAAGCGCCCAACTCATAATTGGTAAATTTGCGGGTTCAATTCCTGCTGGATGCACGCGAACGGGAACGTTCCATAAGTCTATTGGAACTGGCTCTCTATCTATGGAATCTCATCCATCATCCATACATAACGAATTGGTATGGTATATTCATACCATAACATAAGAACAATAAGAACTCGAATTCTTATCGATACTGGAACTCAGAGCATAGGAGGGAAAGTCGATTTATGGATGGAATCAAATACGCAGTATTTACAGAAAAGAGTCTTCGTTTATTGGGAAAGAATCAATATACTTTTAATGTCGAATCGGGATTCACTAAGACAGAAATAAAGCATTGGGTCGAACTCTTCTTTGGTGTTAAGGTAGTAGCTGTGAATAGCCATCGACTACCCGGAAAGGGTAGAAGAATGGGACCTATTCTGGGACATACAATGCATTACAGACGTATGATCATTACCCTTCAACCGGGTTATTCTATTCCACTTCTAGATAGAGAAACGAACTAAAGGAGAATACTTAATAATACGGCGAAACATTTATACAAAACACCTATCCCGAGCACACGCAAGGGAACCGTAGACAGGCAAGTGAAATCCAATCCACGAAATAAATTGATCCATGGACGGCACCGTTGTGGTAAAGGTCGTAATGCCAGAGGAATCATTACCGCAAGGCATAGAGGGGGAGGTCATAAGCGCCTATACCGTAAAATCGATTTTCGACGGAATCAAAAAGACATATCTGGTAGAATCGTAACCATAGAATACGACCCTAATCGAAATGCATACATTTGTCTCATACACTATGGGGATGGTGAGAAGAGATATATTTTACATCCCAGAGGGGCTATAATTGGAGATACTATTGTTTCTGGTACAAAAGTTCCTATATCAATGGGAAATGCCCTACCTTTGAGTGCGGTTTGAACTATTGATTTACGTAATTGGAAGTAACCAATTAGGTTTACGACGAAACCTAGAAATCGATCACTGATCCAATTTGACTACCTCTACGGAATAGACCTCAACAGAAAACTGTTGAGTAACGGCAGCAAGTGATTGAGTTCAGTAGTTCCTCATAGAAAATTATTGACTCTAGAGATATGGTAATATGGAGAAGACAAAATTGTTTGAAGCACGCACAGAACCGGAAGCGCCCCTTATTTCAAAGAGAGGAGGACGGGTTATTCACATTTAATTTGATGGTCAGAGGCGAATTGAAAGCTAAGCAGTGGTAATTAAGACCCCCGGGTGAAAATAGGGATGTCTCCTACGTTACCCATAATATGTGGAAGTATCGACGTAATTTCATAGAGTCATTCGATCTGAATGCTACATGAAGAACATAAGCCAGATGACGGAACGCGGAGACCTAGGATGTAGAAGATCATAACATGAGCGATTCGGCAGATTTGGATTCCTTTTCTATATATCCACTCATGTGGTACTTCATCATACGATTCATATAAGATCCATCTGTCTAGAGATCGTCATATACATCTAGAAAGCCGTATGCTTTGGAAGAAGCTTGTACAGTTTGGGAAGGGGTTTTTTGAGAAAAAAGAAGAATCTACTTCAACCGATATGCCCTTAGGCACGGCCATACATAACATAGAAATCACACGTGGAAGGGGTGGGCAATTAGCTAGAGCAGCAGGTGCTGTAGCGAAACTGATTGCAAAAGAGGGTAAATTGGCCACTTTAAGATTACCATCTGGGGAGGTCCGTTTGGTATCCCAAAACTGCTTAGCAACAGTCGGACAAGTGGGTAATGTTGGGGTGAACCAAAAAAGTTTGGGTAGAGCCGGATCTAAGTGTTGG includes:
- the rpl23 gene encoding ribosomal protein L23; the encoded protein is MDGIKYAVFTEKSLRLLGKNQYTFNVESGFTKTEIKHWVELFFGVKVVAVNSHRLPGKGRRMGPILGHTMHYRRMIITLQPGYSIPLLDRETN
- the rpl2 gene encoding ribosomal protein L2 — its product is MKHLYKTPIPSTRKGTVDRQVKSNPRNKLIHGRHRCGKGRNARGIITARHRGGGHKRLYRKIDFRRNQKDISGRIVTIEYDPNRNAYICLIHYGDGEKRYILHPRGAIIGDTIVSGTKVPISMGNALPLSTDMPLGTAIHNIEITRGRGGQLARAAGAVAKLIAKEGKLATLRLPSGEVRLVSQNCLATVGQVGNVGVNQKSLGRAGSKCWLGKRPVVRGVVMNPVDHPHGGGEGKAPIGRKKPTTPWGYPALGRRTRKRKKYSDSFILRRRK